The following is a genomic window from Candidatus Zixiibacteriota bacterium.
ATGACCATATCTTTCACGATCATATCGGCCTCACTGGTCCACTCCACCGACCAGAATTCCGCAATTCCCTCCATAAACCACAAAGGCGGAGAAGCCATACGCAATATTTGCTGGTGGGAGGTCACAGCCTCCAGTTTAGAAATGGTAAAAACATGGACCAGTTCATGGCGGATAACATGAGTAAAATCATAATATGAACCATGGAAAGGGACAACCACTCGTCCCTTTAAAAACTCGGTAAAGCCGCCGACTGATTCGGGAAGCAAATATGAAATAACATTGGTCTGAGTAAAATAATTTGGTGAGCTGTATATAATGAGCGGGGTTTTATTATATATTTCATGGTTGAATAGCATGGCTAATGATCGATAACTGTCCTCCGCAATCTTGGCCGCGATTTTGGCAATCTGCTCTTCTTCCGGGTAGAAAAACACACGAAAATGCTCGGTTTCCATGACCTGCCAGTTAAAATTGGTATACTGGACCTTATTCTGGCCGAAGTAGAACTGGGCCGATAAAACCGATGGAAGGATAGCCAGAGTAATTATGGCAGGAAGCAGTATTTTAAGCCTTAATCCGAACATGTTTAAACTCTAAAGAACATAACTCCCAAATTTAAAACAACGACGCCTCAATTATGGTTGTCATTGGCTTTTCCCCCTCCGCCGGCGAGCAGGAGCAGCATTATCCCTATGTATCGGCGAGGTCGTAAAATGTTTAATTGAACGATTTCGCCAACGGCAACATCGGTATTCCCGTATCTAATCCGCATTCGTCACACTTACCCGCTGTAAGCGATAGAATCTCTATATGATAACCGTCACGATTTATAAGCTTTGTTCCGCATTTAGGGCAAATCGTATTCTCCCGGCCGGGCAACCGAGCATTTCCCAGATAAACATAATTCAATTTCTTCGAAGCCAGATCATAAGCCTTCATTAATCTGTCAATCTTTGTCGGCGGATTTTTCATTTTATAAGACGGGTAGTAGGCTGAAAAATGAAGGGGGATATCATTTGAAAGACCGGCGACAAAATCAACCAATAATTCAAAATCCTGATCGGTATCGTTGAGATCGGTTATAACTAAATTGGTTATCTCGAGCCTGACTCCGGCCCGATAAAAGGCCGCTATATTTTCCAGGACCGGTTCCAGCCTTCCTTTACAGACTTTCTTGTAAAATTCAGGATCCATACTCTTCAGATCGATATTGGCGGCATCTATCAGCGGCAGGAGTTCTTTAAGCGGTTCGGGATTAATATAGCCATTCGAAACCAGGACATTTTTCAACCCCGCCTCATGAACCAGATGTCCCGCCCGGAGGATATACTCAAACCATATCATCGGTTCGGAATAAGTATAGGCGACCCCGATCGAACCACGATCCCCGGCTAATCCAACCAGATCCTCGGGAGATACATATTGGGTAGGAACCTGTTGTTGGGAAATTTGCCAATTCTGGCAGTTATCACAATTGAAATTGCAGCCATTGGCCCCGGTGGAGAAAATGATTGAGCCGGGATAAAAATGAAAAAGAGGTTTTTTTTCAATAGGATCATAGGCGGCCGAGACTAATTCACCGAAATTCTCGACCATAAGTCTTCCCTGCTTGTTGAAACGGGCGCCGCAAATCCCATATTTGCCTTCGGTCAGCAGGCATTCCGCCGGGCATAGCCGGCATTTTACCCGTTTATTGTCAAGCTTCTCAGCATATGCGGCCGGTATAATCATAATTTACCCTGTCGAATCAGTCGTAATATATTTTACGGCTTCATACAGGTTATCTGTAATCAAATCCGGCCGCATGGCATTATCGCCAACGAGTTTTTCCTCCGTTGAATGCCCACATCCGGTCCGGACCAGAATTCCCCGACCACCCATAACTTGCGCCAGGTTGATATCACTCAGAGAATCACCGACTATGAAAGACCGGTGCGGATTGATATTATGTTTCAGGCAGGCCGCCTCAACCATGCCCGGAGCGGGTTTACGGCATTCGCAGATCAGTTTATATTCAGTAATGACACCTTCCGGATGATGCGGGCAATACAGGAAATCATCGATCATCGCTCCCCGATCACTGAATAACTGAAGAATCCGGCTGTTGACGGCTCTGACCGAATCCTCACCGAAATAACCGCGGGCCACTCCCGATTGATTGGAAACCACCACAACTTTAAATCCGGTCCGGTTGGCCAGTTTAACGGCTTCGATTGATTGCCTTTCGGGTTCCACCTCCGATGGTTTATGGAGAAAGTT
Proteins encoded in this region:
- the amrS gene encoding AmmeMemoRadiSam system radical SAM enzyme, with the translated sequence MIPAAYAEKLDNKRVKCRLCPAECLLTEGKYGICGARFNKQGRLMVENFGELVSAAYDPIEKKPLFHFYPGSIIFSTGANGCNFNCDNCQNWQISQQQVPTQYVSPEDLVGLAGDRGSIGVAYTYSEPMIWFEYILRAGHLVHEAGLKNVLVSNGYINPEPLKELLPLIDAANIDLKSMDPEFYKKVCKGRLEPVLENIAAFYRAGVRLEITNLVITDLNDTDQDFELLVDFVAGLSNDIPLHFSAYYPSYKMKNPPTKIDRLMKAYDLASKKLNYVYLGNARLPGRENTICPKCGTKLINRDGYHIEILSLTAGKCDECGLDTGIPMLPLAKSFN